AGAATGGTCTTGGCGTGCTGGAGGAAATTCAACTGCTTGTTTTTGGTCGTCGTCCAGAAGTCCTGCCGTTCGTAGGCGGCGTCTTCCTTCTCTAGTTCGCCTGCTTCATTGACGATGGCGATGCTGCTCTTCTTCCCGAAGGGAGGATTCGTCAGCACCAGGCTGAACCGTTCGCCGGGGTCGCCGGCGAGACTATCCACGCCCGATTTGATGGGGCATGGGTCAGCGTCGATGCCGTGCAGATACAGATTCATGATGCACAGCCGGGCCGTGTTGGGGACGATTTCCGCGCCCTTGGCGAACTTCGTCCGCAGGTGCTTCTTTTGGTCCTTGTCGAGCGTGCTGCCCTCGTGCTTGACCACATAGTCGTACGCAGACAGCAAGAATCCGCCCGTCCCGACGGCAGGATCGCAAACCGTGTCCTCGGCCGTGGGCTGGACGCAATCGACTATTGCCTTGATCAGCTCTCGTGGCGTGAAATACTGCCCGGCCCCCTTGGGGCTTTCGGCAGCACTCTTCGCGAGTAGCCCCTCGTAGATGTCGCCTTTAACGTCGGCATCCATCGACGACCATTTTTCCACGTCGATCAGGTCAACGATCAGCCTTCGCAATGTGGCCGGATTCTGAATCTCGGGTCGAGCCTTTTTGAAAATCTCGCCGAGCATCCCCGGCTGTTTGCCCAGTTCTTCGAGAATGTGCCGGTAGTGAGCCTCAAGCTCGTCCCCTTCTCGCTTGAGCAAGCTCTGCCAGTTGTACTTGGCGGGAACGACCGCAGGGCGGTTGTAGGGGGGCTTCGTCTGCTCGTCAGCCATTTTCAGGAACAGCAAGAACGTAATCTGCTCGGTATACGCCATGTACGACAGGCCGTCGTCCCGCAGTACATGGGCGAAGTTCCAAGCCTTGCTGACGATTTGTTGGGAGTCGGTGGACATAGGCTAGCTGCGTGCTTTCGATGCTCTTGCTTTCTTGGGACGCTTGTCCTCGCCGTTCATTTCGCCGTTGCTCGCGAATCGGTCATGCCTCGCAACTTTTAGACGGGCCAATAAGTCGGAAGCAGGCTCGTCATTCGGATCTTGTGGAACAAGCTTTCCCTCGAATGCCTGCTTGAGAATGCTTTGACGAAGGCGGGCGGCACGCTTAAGGCCATGCTCGACCGCTTGTTCCGCAGCATCAATTTGTGACAGGGCAGCCGCGACCTGCTGAAGAATCTCCTGCTGCTCTTCCAATGGAGCAAGTGGGACCGCTACAGTTCGCACATCTTCGAGGTTGAGCGTCTTTCTTGCGACTTCGTGAGCCGCCAGGGTAAGTTTTGCCCGCATTGACGACTCGCGAAGCGTCATTTCGAGGAAGTGAGGATTAGTTGATGAGGCAGTTGCAATGACGGCAACGGCACGGGCAGTATTTGCACCTGCGAGTTCCGCAGGTGCGACTGCTGTTCGCCCAATCGTGCCAACCACCGTCAAAAGCACCTCACCTCCTTGAATTATTGTCCTTTTAAATTGATTTGAGATGGCTTCGTCGATTCGCTTGAGCTTCTCAATGGCAACCTTCCCATCCGCGACATCGCACACACGGATAAGTGGCACACCTTTGTCGATATCTCGTCCCGGCTGCAATACGCCGTAGGAGATTGGCCTTTCGGCTGCGTTTTGTTGCTCGGTAGTTGCCCAGCACCATCCCTCCGGAAGCTCCGGAAGGCTAGATGTATCGGGTGGCAGCGGCTCGATGTACTTCGCCTTCCAATTCTTCGGCGGCTGCTTGCCTGCGGCGGCAAATTTGGCGAGTTGGTCGGCTTCCCATTTGCGACGGCGTTCGACCAGGATGCGTTCCAGCAGCTTCGTTGCCGGCTCGACATTCGGATGCTTGGCTCGCCACTCAGCAGTCAAGGAGCCATCGACGGCTGCCTTGAGAACGGCGGCTCGATAACGCTTGAGATTCGCCTTGGCTCGTTCCAAGGCTGCAACGCCAGCATCGAGGTTGGAGAAGAGTTCCTCGATTTTCGCGACAATCCGGCGTTGCTCGTTGGTGGGCGCAATCAGTAATTCAGATTCTTCAAAGCGTCCCTTCGTAATGTGAGCAAGGCCGGCTCCGCCATGGGCCTGCCGGATATAGGCAGTCAAGTTCTGATTGATTGCAAGACGAAGGAATCTCACGTCAAATGCATCGCGATCAAATTCGACTCTAAAGATGTGCTGATTGAGCCACGCATCCTCACCTTTCCAAATATGGGCACCGAACGAGGTTCCCGGCGTGCCAGACCACGCAAAAAGTAGGTCGCCTGCACGAACGCGAAATTTTTCAGGTCGTGCGTCAGGACAGTAGTTGAAGGCTGCGTTCGGATTGTTCAGATTTTGAATCCGAATTATAGGCAGCCCCGCCGGTTTCCAATCTGACGGCTTGAAAGGGAAGCCGTTGATAAGAGTCATGATTTTCTGAACTCGTGCCCTCGCCCAGCCTCTGGGCAATCCATTGTCCTCGCTCATGCCGCCAGCCTCGCATTCAAGTCATCGAGGAGAGCGGAAAGTCCATCGCCAAAAAGTTCATACGCCTTGCCGAGCCCGCCAATCTGGTTGAAAGGCACTTCGTCCAAGTCCTCCTGCTCGATGCTCAAGCTGCTGGCGATGTGGTCCTTGATGGCATCCAGCCAGCGACGCTGGTTCGCGGTAAACGTCACGCCTGATGCCTC
Above is a genomic segment from Pirellulales bacterium containing:
- a CDS encoding restriction endonuclease subunit S, translating into MSEDNGLPRGWARARVQKIMTLINGFPFKPSDWKPAGLPIIRIQNLNNPNAAFNYCPDARPEKFRVRAGDLLFAWSGTPGTSFGAHIWKGEDAWLNQHIFRVEFDRDAFDVRFLRLAINQNLTAYIRQAHGGAGLAHITKGRFEESELLIAPTNEQRRIVAKIEELFSNLDAGVAALERAKANLKRYRAAVLKAAVDGSLTAEWRAKHPNVEPATKLLERILVERRRKWEADQLAKFAAAGKQPPKNWKAKYIEPLPPDTSSLPELPEGWCWATTEQQNAAERPISYGVLQPGRDIDKGVPLIRVCDVADGKVAIEKLKRIDEAISNQFKRTIIQGGEVLLTVVGTIGRTAVAPAELAGANTARAVAVIATASSTNPHFLEMTLRESSMRAKLTLAAHEVARKTLNLEDVRTVAVPLAPLEEQQEILQQVAAALSQIDAAEQAVEHGLKRAARLRQSILKQAFEGKLVPQDPNDEPASDLLARLKVARHDRFASNGEMNGEDKRPKKARASKARS
- a CDS encoding class I SAM-dependent DNA methyltransferase, whose amino-acid sequence is MSTDSQQIVSKAWNFAHVLRDDGLSYMAYTEQITFLLFLKMADEQTKPPYNRPAVVPAKYNWQSLLKREGDELEAHYRHILEELGKQPGMLGEIFKKARPEIQNPATLRRLIVDLIDVEKWSSMDADVKGDIYEGLLAKSAAESPKGAGQYFTPRELIKAIVDCVQPTAEDTVCDPAVGTGGFLLSAYDYVVKHEGSTLDKDQKKHLRTKFAKGAEIVPNTARLCIMNLYLHGIDADPCPIKSGVDSLAGDPGERFSLVLTNPPFGKKSSIAIVNEAGELEKEDAAYERQDFWTTTKNKQLNFLQHAKTILKINGRCAIVVPDNVLFEGGAGETVRRNLLKQCDVHTLLRLPTGLFYAQGVKANVLFFDARPAQEKPWTKTLWVYDLRTNMHFTQKTNPLQRSDLDELVACYKPGKRHLRKPNWDADKNPDGRWRSFDYDDLLKRDKVNLDIFWLKDKSLEDSEDLPEPDVLAQEIADDLQTALEQFQAIAEKVKG